From Schaalia sp. ZJ405, one genomic window encodes:
- a CDS encoding methionine ABC transporter ATP-binding protein, whose amino-acid sequence MIDLQGVRKVYPVKGGNEVVALDNVTLHVERGSIHGIVGQSGAGKSTLIRCLTALEQPTDGSIIVDGLDLARLRGQELREARRRIGMVFQSANLLDARTAAENIGYPLRLAGVKTEQRSARVNELLELVGLAGRGDSYPSQLSGGQRQRVGIARALADQPKVLLCDEPTSALDTESTRQILSLIREVREVAGVTVVVITHEMAVVREICDSVTLLGHGKVIQSGTVEEVVEDPTSPLAKELVPAPSVDDADMRPDTTLLDVIFTSHPGVPTGATVLSLAASMGADVTAGTFESIGTTQVGRLALSVPSYHTDNIISQLRDNKIHAEVRHS is encoded by the coding sequence ATGATTGACCTTCAGGGGGTCCGTAAGGTCTACCCCGTCAAAGGCGGCAACGAGGTCGTCGCCCTCGATAATGTGACGCTGCATGTCGAGCGCGGCTCCATTCACGGAATCGTCGGGCAGTCCGGCGCAGGCAAGTCGACACTCATTCGGTGCCTCACTGCCCTTGAACAACCAACGGACGGATCGATCATCGTTGACGGACTCGACCTCGCCCGCCTTCGAGGGCAAGAATTGCGCGAAGCACGCCGAAGAATCGGCATGGTTTTCCAATCCGCTAACCTGCTCGACGCTCGCACCGCAGCTGAGAACATCGGCTACCCACTCAGACTTGCGGGAGTAAAGACCGAGCAACGCAGTGCGCGTGTCAACGAACTCCTTGAGCTTGTCGGTCTTGCAGGACGCGGTGACTCCTACCCGTCCCAGCTATCGGGCGGTCAACGTCAACGCGTCGGAATCGCCCGAGCGCTCGCGGACCAGCCGAAAGTTCTCCTGTGCGATGAGCCAACGAGCGCCCTCGACACAGAATCGACCCGTCAGATTCTGTCGCTCATCCGCGAGGTCCGCGAGGTCGCCGGGGTGACGGTTGTTGTCATCACCCACGAAATGGCCGTTGTTCGCGAGATCTGCGATTCGGTGACCTTGCTCGGCCACGGAAAAGTCATCCAGTCAGGAACGGTTGAAGAGGTCGTTGAAGACCCGACCAGTCCTCTCGCAAAAGAACTCGTCCCCGCGCCGTCTGTTGACGACGCCGACATGCGCCCGGACACCACTCTGCTCGACGTCATCTTCACGTCACATCCGGGTGTGCCCACGGGCGCGACGGTCCTGAGTCTGGCCGCTTCAATGGGCGCTGACGTGACCGCTGGAACTTTCGAATCGATCGGAACGACGCAGGTTGGGCGGCTCGCATTGTCGGTCCCGAGCTATCACACAGACAACATCATTTCCCAGTTGCGCGACAACAAGATCCACGCCGAGGTGAGGCACTCGTGA
- a CDS encoding methionine ABC transporter permease: MSTTLTTLLGTGKGDPTWLDNPALTKQFVPAIYETLLMLGFSTFFTVLIGLPLGLLLVYTGKTGLTPNRPVYEALSLIVNVVRSFPFIIGIIVLIPLTRLIIGKALGWEATVFPLTVLAVPFFARLVESNVLAVDSGKIEAAQMMGASNLQICWGVYVREALPTIIQSVTTLAITLIGYTAMAGVVGGGGLGQMAINYGYNRWQYDVMVSTIVVIILIVQIVQMIGDLIARAVDHTRG; this comes from the coding sequence GTGAGCACCACATTGACGACCCTCCTTGGAACCGGCAAAGGGGACCCAACGTGGTTGGATAACCCGGCGCTCACCAAGCAGTTCGTCCCCGCGATCTACGAAACCCTACTCATGCTGGGCTTCTCCACCTTCTTCACGGTACTCATCGGTCTGCCCCTCGGTTTGCTACTGGTGTACACGGGAAAGACAGGGCTGACACCGAATCGCCCGGTCTACGAGGCACTGAGCCTCATCGTCAACGTCGTCCGATCATTCCCCTTCATCATCGGAATCATCGTTCTCATCCCATTAACTCGTCTCATCATTGGCAAAGCACTGGGCTGGGAAGCAACGGTTTTCCCCCTGACCGTCCTCGCGGTGCCATTTTTTGCCAGGCTCGTCGAATCAAATGTCCTCGCGGTGGATTCGGGCAAAATCGAAGCCGCCCAAATGATGGGCGCCTCGAACCTGCAGATCTGCTGGGGTGTGTACGTGCGCGAAGCGCTGCCGACGATCATTCAGTCAGTGACGACTCTGGCGATCACACTCATCGGCTACACGGCGATGGCGGGCGTCGTCGGCGGTGGCGGCCTGGGCCAGATGGCGATCAACTACGGCTACAACCGGTGGCAATACGACGTCATGGTGTCGACGATCGTCGTCATCATCCTCATTGTTCAGATCGTGCAAATGATCGGTGACCTGATTGCACGGGCCGTCGACCATACGCGCGGCTAA
- a CDS encoding MetQ/NlpA family ABC transporter substrate-binding protein has protein sequence MRSIRSIQTAVAAVAAASVIALAGCSGSSGDTPAKGADSSGAEAGAVTLKVGASPSPHAKILQFVKDNLAADAGLNLEIVEYTDYIQPNTALNDGDLDANYFQTVPYLELQEKENGYEFEAGAGIHLEPLGVFSSKIKSLDELPAGGEIGIISDASNQSRALALLAKEGLVELPADGTEANVNNVKILKDFTFREVEGPQLVRSLEDVDAAVINGNFAQEGGLSLAKDAIVVESPENNPAVNVLVWKTGGENVDAVKKLDELLRSDEVKKYIEETWTDGSVIAAF, from the coding sequence ATGCGTTCCATTCGTTCCATCCAGACGGCTGTTGCGGCCGTTGCTGCTGCGTCCGTCATCGCGCTTGCCGGCTGCTCCGGATCCTCAGGTGACACCCCCGCCAAAGGTGCAGACTCCTCAGGGGCCGAGGCCGGCGCTGTCACACTCAAAGTTGGCGCATCGCCCTCGCCGCACGCGAAGATCCTCCAGTTTGTCAAGGACAACCTGGCGGCCGACGCCGGCCTGAACCTCGAAATCGTTGAATACACCGACTACATTCAGCCCAACACCGCGCTCAATGACGGTGACCTCGATGCCAACTACTTCCAGACCGTTCCCTACCTTGAGTTGCAGGAAAAGGAAAACGGGTACGAGTTCGAGGCCGGTGCAGGTATTCACCTTGAACCGCTGGGAGTTTTCTCCTCAAAGATCAAGTCTCTTGACGAACTCCCCGCTGGCGGAGAAATCGGGATCATCTCCGACGCTTCCAACCAGTCGCGCGCCCTGGCTCTGCTGGCAAAAGAAGGCCTCGTTGAACTTCCGGCCGATGGCACTGAGGCAAATGTCAACAATGTGAAGATCCTCAAGGACTTTACGTTCCGCGAGGTCGAGGGCCCGCAGCTGGTGCGTTCCCTTGAGGACGTCGACGCGGCCGTTATCAACGGCAACTTCGCTCAGGAAGGCGGTCTCAGCCTGGCCAAGGACGCGATCGTTGTTGAGTCGCCTGAGAACAACCCGGCTGTCAACGTCCTCGTGTGGAAGACGGGTGGAGAAAACGTGGATGCGGTGAAGAAGCTTGATGAGCTGCTTCGCTCAGACGAAGTGAAGAAGTACATCGAAGAGACGTGGACAGACGGCTCGGTCATCGCCGCGTTCTGA
- the upp gene encoding uracil phosphoribosyltransferase, translating to MRLLIADHPLIAHKLTVLRDRNTPSATFRQLVDELVTLLAYEATREVAVSDTAINTPVAPTVGKKIAEPRPIVVPVLRAGLGMLEGMTRLLPTAEVGFLGMRRDDETLEIETYANRLPDNLSGRQCFILDPMLATGHTMVAATNYLLERGARDVTCVCLLAAPEGIEELERSIGDRADVSVFVAAVDEKLNEKSYIVPGLGDAGDRLYGIVD from the coding sequence ATGCGTCTACTTATTGCTGATCACCCGCTTATCGCACACAAGCTCACGGTTCTTCGCGACCGCAATACCCCGTCGGCAACGTTCCGCCAGCTCGTCGACGAACTGGTCACGCTGCTGGCTTACGAGGCAACACGCGAGGTTGCTGTTTCTGATACGGCGATTAACACTCCTGTCGCGCCGACGGTTGGGAAGAAAATCGCTGAACCGCGCCCGATCGTTGTTCCTGTGCTTCGTGCTGGACTGGGGATGCTTGAGGGGATGACGCGTCTGCTGCCAACTGCTGAGGTCGGCTTCCTCGGAATGCGTCGCGACGACGAAACCCTTGAAATTGAAACCTATGCGAACCGTTTGCCAGACAATTTGTCGGGACGCCAGTGCTTCATCCTCGATCCGATGCTCGCAACCGGACACACGATGGTCGCGGCCACGAATTACCTGCTCGAACGCGGCGCACGCGATGTCACCTGCGTGTGCTTGCTCGCAGCTCCAGAGGGCATTGAGGAACTTGAGCGTTCAATCGGTGATCGCGCAGACGTGTCCGTGTTCGTTGCGGCCGTTGACGAGAAACTCAACGAGAAATCCTACATTGTCCCGGGCTTGGGCGACGCCGGGGATCGTCTCTACGGAATCGTCGACTGA
- the tadA gene encoding tRNA adenosine(34) deaminase TadA, translated as MTNIELYREAMSRALFLANRAREFGDVPVGAVVIDSLGRIIGRGWNKREADHDPTAHAEVVALREAGARLKRWNLVGCTLVVTLEPCTMCAGAILASRVDRVVFGAWDPKAGAAGSLRDVLHDSRMNHRVEVIGGVLGTEATVQLKAFFEGKRGVSAELPGHEALAEEPVVEPHFDTVAGWVRDPDAEVHRGGSADSSVPFAAPDAPDQLATVAVPAPMPPQSSHVHAESAHEGSGPDERGPRGPHEQRSEAEQAGGDAQVEEEQAGLVAHAEVDQTGLVPQVEAVSPRLIAGVPIRTRRRHSGKH; from the coding sequence GTGACAAACATTGAGCTGTACCGTGAAGCAATGAGTCGAGCCCTGTTCCTGGCGAATCGGGCGCGCGAGTTCGGCGACGTCCCCGTAGGAGCGGTCGTCATTGATTCGCTCGGTCGGATCATCGGACGTGGGTGGAATAAACGCGAGGCCGATCATGATCCGACGGCTCACGCTGAGGTCGTTGCCCTTCGGGAAGCGGGTGCTCGGCTTAAACGGTGGAACCTGGTTGGCTGCACGCTGGTTGTGACGCTCGAACCGTGCACGATGTGTGCTGGCGCGATCCTCGCATCCCGTGTCGACCGCGTGGTCTTTGGAGCGTGGGATCCGAAAGCTGGTGCTGCGGGATCTCTTAGGGACGTCCTGCACGATTCCCGGATGAATCACCGCGTCGAAGTGATCGGCGGAGTGCTGGGGACCGAGGCAACGGTGCAGCTTAAAGCCTTCTTCGAGGGGAAACGCGGAGTGTCCGCTGAGCTTCCCGGTCACGAGGCTCTCGCCGAAGAACCCGTTGTTGAACCACATTTCGACACCGTCGCCGGGTGGGTGCGAGACCCTGATGCTGAAGTTCACAGGGGTGGCAGCGCAGATTCCTCCGTTCCTTTTGCAGCACCGGATGCTCCGGACCAGTTGGCCACCGTGGCGGTTCCTGCACCGATGCCCCCGCAGAGCTCTCACGTTCACGCTGAGTCGGCGCACGAGGGGTCTGGGCCTGATGAGCGCGGACCTCGAGGCCCACACGAGCAGCGTTCCGAAGCGGAGCAGGCGGGTGGAGACGCTCAGGTCGAGGAGGAGCAGGCAGGTCTGGTTGCTCATGCTGAGGTTGACCAGACGGGTCTGGTCCCTCAGGTCGAGGCGGTGTCGCCGCGCCTCATCGCCGGTGTTCCGATCCGTACCCGCCGGCGCCACTCAGGAAAGCACTAA
- a CDS encoding Na+/H+ antiporter NhaC family protein, producing MSNPQNSVPQDDVLSATVPTQEPRSDKTHVGPKKPVKFWHALAPIILLIVLILWGMVIGPLVFKLEAWPLEFTFSLGALCTWCLLFFLGFSFDQIVDKMGARTLTALTAIWMLMSIGLLIGSWTASGTIPMLVYWGMEIINPAWIYLVAFLITSVFSLATGTSWGSAGTIGVVLIAVGTATGAHMGLLAAAIIGGAYFGDKMSPLSDTTNMAAMGAQIPVYDHVRSMLNTTGPSYIIAAVLYGVAGFIVPASTDADISQFTKPTANALSSEFVFNPLILIPILVIIVGAIWRKPPLPTLFFSIASAALLAVFVQGTSFTNIVSTLMNGFTPDMLADGGAALNDQAQAIVTRGGLYSMASAVLITLAVFMFIGSMDVIDAMQTVVNKAFSRIKSRAGIILSSLVASAFINGFSSNQYATAFIVGSAFGPKYDEAKIPRKVLSRSIEDYGTFIEPMLPWTTTGVYMVATLGVAYADYLPFMFLQIINFIVAPVLAITGIGCFYNERKKKRA from the coding sequence ATGAGTAACCCGCAGAACTCGGTGCCGCAGGACGATGTCCTGTCGGCTACTGTTCCCACCCAAGAGCCGCGCTCTGACAAAACTCACGTTGGCCCAAAGAAGCCTGTGAAGTTCTGGCACGCCCTGGCTCCGATTATTTTGCTGATCGTCCTCATTCTGTGGGGCATGGTCATTGGACCTTTGGTTTTCAAGCTGGAAGCGTGGCCGTTGGAGTTCACGTTCTCGCTGGGGGCGCTGTGCACCTGGTGTTTGCTGTTCTTCCTCGGGTTCTCATTCGACCAGATCGTCGACAAGATGGGGGCGCGCACACTCACGGCGCTCACCGCAATTTGGATGCTCATGTCCATCGGACTGCTCATCGGGTCGTGGACAGCGTCGGGCACTATTCCGATGCTCGTGTACTGGGGCATGGAAATCATCAACCCCGCGTGGATTTACCTCGTTGCTTTCCTCATCACGTCGGTGTTTTCTTTGGCAACCGGCACGTCCTGGGGATCTGCGGGAACAATTGGTGTTGTCCTCATTGCCGTGGGCACAGCAACGGGAGCACATATGGGGCTTCTCGCAGCAGCAATCATTGGCGGCGCGTATTTCGGCGACAAGATGTCGCCGCTGTCGGACACAACAAATATGGCGGCAATGGGTGCGCAGATTCCTGTGTACGACCATGTGCGCTCCATGCTCAACACCACCGGCCCGTCGTACATCATTGCCGCTGTGCTCTACGGGGTTGCAGGTTTCATTGTTCCCGCGTCAACCGATGCCGATATTTCCCAGTTCACCAAACCCACGGCAAACGCACTGTCCTCCGAGTTCGTTTTTAACCCGCTGATCCTCATTCCGATCCTCGTGATCATCGTCGGCGCGATTTGGCGCAAGCCTCCTCTCCCGACGCTGTTCTTTTCGATTGCTTCCGCAGCTCTCCTCGCGGTCTTTGTTCAAGGGACATCATTCACAAACATCGTGTCAACACTGATGAATGGCTTCACCCCCGACATGCTGGCCGATGGTGGTGCTGCGCTCAATGATCAAGCTCAGGCGATCGTGACGCGCGGCGGCCTGTATTCAATGGCTTCGGCGGTTCTCATCACCCTGGCCGTGTTCATGTTCATTGGTTCAATGGATGTCATTGACGCAATGCAGACCGTGGTCAACAAGGCATTCTCACGAATTAAGTCGCGCGCGGGCATCATCCTGTCGTCTCTTGTTGCCTCGGCCTTTATCAACGGCTTCTCGTCGAACCAGTACGCAACGGCGTTCATTGTGGGTTCTGCTTTCGGACCGAAGTATGACGAGGCGAAGATTCCTCGCAAGGTGCTCTCGCGTTCCATTGAAGACTATGGAACCTTTATTGAGCCGATGCTTCCGTGGACAACGACCGGCGTGTACATGGTGGCAACTCTGGGAGTCGCCTACGCCGACTATCTCCCCTTCATGTTCCTACAGATCATCAACTTCATCGTTGCACCCGTTCTGGCGATCACCGGAATCGGATGTTTCTACAACGAACGCAAGAAGAAGAGGGCGTGA
- a CDS encoding alpha-L-fucosidase — protein MTDVPSWEELDARPCPPWFPKAKFGIFIHWGVFSVPAWRTLSNEQFGSYAEWYYASVYGPYRNADGDFHERHYGNALYRDFASQFTAELFDPDQWAELFKRAGARYVVLTSKHHEGYCLWPTKNPHKKNWNAGDVGPHRDLVGDLTEAVRRAGLKMGLYYSMIDWETNRSHRCDGGFFIPQKDADMFGIPEERYPTEILEEQWKDFNTRYAPSLIYTDGGEWDLSEEYAQTRQLLGWLYNEAPNRDDVVVNDRMHVGMPGNHGDYYSTEYQDIEGFGTNHPWEESRGIGGSYGFNRAENIEDYATAPELIHLLVRTVSQGGNFLLNVGPTADGRIDVLQQERLLQIGAWLDEYGEAIYETSPANGWVASENAYLTSKDDRVFAIVEGGQQRVQLSLPADIRPVSAVNLASGESVSFSLINEDEARCAQESSPNNTECLTSELGIEFTSPKGRHDEYPTVVAITIGH, from the coding sequence ATGACAGATGTACCCAGTTGGGAGGAACTCGATGCGCGCCCATGCCCGCCGTGGTTCCCCAAAGCAAAGTTCGGGATCTTCATTCATTGGGGCGTGTTCTCTGTTCCTGCGTGGCGCACGCTGTCGAACGAACAGTTTGGTTCCTATGCGGAGTGGTACTACGCGAGCGTCTATGGTCCGTATCGGAACGCAGACGGTGACTTCCACGAGCGCCATTACGGCAATGCTCTTTACCGGGATTTCGCCTCGCAATTCACGGCTGAGCTTTTCGACCCGGATCAGTGGGCTGAACTTTTTAAGCGTGCGGGCGCGAGGTACGTCGTTCTCACGTCGAAACATCATGAGGGTTATTGCCTGTGGCCAACCAAGAACCCGCATAAGAAGAACTGGAACGCAGGGGATGTCGGCCCGCATCGCGATCTCGTTGGCGATCTGACCGAGGCAGTGCGCCGGGCCGGCCTCAAGATGGGTCTCTATTATTCGATGATCGATTGGGAGACGAACCGCTCTCATCGCTGCGACGGTGGTTTCTTTATTCCTCAAAAAGATGCCGACATGTTTGGAATCCCAGAGGAGCGCTATCCCACGGAAATCCTCGAGGAGCAGTGGAAAGACTTCAACACGCGTTATGCCCCATCGCTGATTTACACAGATGGCGGGGAGTGGGATCTCAGCGAAGAGTACGCGCAGACTCGTCAGCTGCTCGGTTGGCTGTATAACGAGGCTCCCAACCGGGATGACGTGGTTGTCAATGACCGGATGCATGTGGGGATGCCGGGCAACCACGGCGACTACTACTCGACGGAATACCAGGACATTGAGGGTTTCGGAACGAATCATCCGTGGGAGGAATCCCGAGGGATCGGTGGTTCTTATGGTTTCAACCGCGCGGAGAACATTGAGGACTATGCAACGGCACCTGAACTCATCCACCTGCTTGTCCGCACGGTGTCTCAGGGCGGAAATTTCCTGTTGAATGTTGGACCAACTGCGGATGGTCGCATTGACGTTCTCCAGCAGGAACGTCTTCTCCAGATCGGGGCGTGGCTGGATGAATACGGTGAGGCAATCTACGAGACAAGCCCCGCCAACGGCTGGGTCGCTTCGGAGAATGCCTACCTGACATCGAAAGATGACCGTGTTTTTGCCATCGTTGAGGGCGGACAGCAGAGGGTCCAACTCAGTTTGCCTGCCGACATTCGCCCAGTTTCGGCAGTAAACCTCGCCTCGGGCGAGTCCGTATCTTTCTCTCTCATTAACGAGGACGAGGCGCGCTGCGCCCAGGAGTCTTCCCCGAATAACACTGAATGTTTAACTTCGGAGTTGGGGATTGAGTTCACGTCACCGAAGGGTCGACACGATGAATACCCCACGGTTGTGGCGATCACCATTGGACACTAG
- a CDS encoding IS3 family transposase yields MSQRSKERRLKVLRLYAKGVSISDCARLAGVAYETARRYCREADVHGIEHARKVPSFRTWPIELKTEVGSRWLDGESASDLAREFKLPSASYPALFGRWLERQHMIDYEQRARAAGGRVVRAQKAGMGISQWGKWLAEVRQHIESAKQQATCDAKRQQLDALHVEILEKSCALREETDTWQAFLIRLVTTLKAHHRVSRLCRIVGLARSTYYWALKNACRIDADLELVQEAYAYAHGRYGYRRLTDLIRIGFGTHQGRCMNHKKVARLMRRVGLQGAQPKRKHYRSFAGTLACIPNRLQRRFSASKPGRCLVTDITQIKWGGTWYYLSPLTDLFNNEVVAWRLSTSPDSALVTGMVRDYSKTRNLRETIIHTDQGRQYFSEDYRKLLQTLGVRQSMSRKGNCLDNSPAEAFFARLKIELGLSTGTRAGQASLRRIITEYIHWSNTQRIVSRLHTSPLKYRQQYELAV; encoded by the coding sequence ATGAGTCAGAGGAGTAAGGAGCGGCGCTTGAAGGTGCTGCGTTTGTATGCCAAAGGGGTTTCTATTAGTGATTGCGCGCGTTTGGCTGGGGTAGCGTATGAAACTGCGCGTCGTTATTGTCGAGAAGCTGATGTGCATGGTATCGAACACGCGCGAAAAGTCCCGTCGTTTCGTACGTGGCCCATAGAATTGAAAACAGAAGTTGGATCACGTTGGCTTGATGGTGAGAGTGCGTCGGACTTAGCTCGCGAGTTTAAGTTGCCTTCAGCTTCGTATCCAGCGTTGTTTGGGCGGTGGTTGGAGCGTCAACATATGATTGATTATGAACAAAGAGCGCGAGCGGCAGGTGGGCGGGTTGTTCGGGCTCAAAAGGCTGGAATGGGGATTAGCCAGTGGGGTAAGTGGTTAGCTGAAGTTCGTCAACACATCGAGTCCGCCAAGCAGCAAGCAACTTGTGATGCCAAGCGTCAACAACTTGACGCGTTGCATGTGGAGATCTTGGAAAAATCTTGCGCTTTGAGGGAGGAGACTGACACGTGGCAAGCGTTCTTGATCCGCTTGGTCACAACCCTTAAAGCACACCATCGAGTATCAAGACTTTGTCGGATTGTTGGACTGGCCCGTTCAACGTACTACTGGGCGTTGAAGAATGCCTGTCGGATAGATGCTGATCTAGAGCTAGTCCAAGAAGCATATGCCTATGCTCATGGGCGTTATGGGTATCGGCGCCTCACCGACCTGATACGCATTGGTTTTGGGACTCATCAAGGGCGTTGCATGAACCATAAGAAGGTTGCACGTCTGATGCGCCGTGTCGGGTTACAAGGAGCCCAGCCCAAACGCAAACACTATAGGTCTTTCGCAGGAACACTTGCGTGTATTCCCAACCGTTTACAACGCCGCTTTAGTGCCTCAAAGCCTGGGCGATGTCTCGTCACAGACATTACACAGATTAAGTGGGGTGGAACCTGGTACTACCTTTCACCATTGACTGATCTGTTCAACAATGAAGTAGTGGCATGGCGTTTGAGTACCTCCCCAGACTCTGCTCTTGTCACAGGGATGGTTCGTGACTACAGCAAAACAAGGAATCTGCGTGAAACGATCATTCATACCGATCAAGGGCGCCAATACTTTTCTGAAGACTACCGCAAGCTCCTGCAAACCTTAGGTGTACGACAGTCAATGTCTCGGAAAGGAAACTGTCTGGATAACTCGCCAGCAGAAGCCTTCTTCGCCCGACTAAAAATCGAGCTTGGACTCTCCACAGGCACACGCGCCGGACAAGCAAGTCTGCGACGAATCATCACCGAATACATCCACTGGTCAAACACCCAACGAATCGTCAGCAGACTACACACCAGCCCACTAAAATACCGACAACAATACGAACTCGCTGTCTAA
- a CDS encoding IS3 family transposase, producing the protein MEEAIDWYVDWYNNTRIKTELGGLTIRAYRAKTLTTKTL; encoded by the coding sequence ATTGAAGAAGCTATCGACTGGTACGTCGATTGGTACAACAACACGAGAATCAAAACCGAACTCGGCGGGCTAACAATCCGGGCCTACCGCGCAAAAACGTTAACCACAAAAACCCTCTAA